From Rhodococcus antarcticus, the proteins below share one genomic window:
- a CDS encoding formate/nitrite transporter family protein: MGEQDSAHQRLTAEPGERSEPELEEAFDRLVGQGHERLVRPLLPLVATGLVGGIDVGVGVLMYLVVEHETGNALLGALAFTIGFVALLMAGSELFTENFLVPVAAVVARDGTVAQLARLWVVSLAANLVAGLGMAAMIITAIPSVQDTAIASGAYYAQLGINVRSFLLAVLAGAVITLLTRMQNATDSLGVKIVPAILLSFVLVGAQLFHSVLDSILMFAGLLTGRAPYGWADWAGALGWSATGNVVGGLVLVTGVRLLRVQHRVVEERRQG, encoded by the coding sequence ATGGGTGAGCAGGACTCGGCGCACCAGAGGCTGACCGCCGAACCCGGTGAGCGGTCGGAGCCCGAGCTGGAGGAGGCGTTCGACCGGCTGGTCGGGCAGGGCCACGAGCGGCTGGTGCGGCCCCTGCTGCCCCTGGTGGCCACGGGCCTGGTCGGCGGGATCGACGTGGGCGTCGGCGTGCTCATGTACCTCGTCGTCGAGCACGAGACCGGTAATGCCCTGCTCGGCGCGCTGGCCTTCACGATCGGGTTCGTGGCCCTGCTGATGGCGGGCAGCGAGCTGTTCACCGAGAACTTCCTCGTCCCGGTCGCGGCCGTGGTGGCCCGCGACGGGACGGTGGCGCAGCTGGCCCGGCTGTGGGTGGTGAGCCTGGCCGCGAACCTGGTGGCCGGGCTCGGGATGGCCGCGATGATCATCACGGCGATCCCGTCAGTGCAGGACACGGCGATCGCCTCCGGCGCGTACTACGCCCAGCTCGGCATCAACGTCCGCTCGTTCCTGCTGGCCGTGCTCGCGGGTGCGGTCATCACGCTGCTCACCCGCATGCAGAACGCCACCGACAGCCTGGGCGTGAAGATCGTCCCGGCGATCCTGCTGTCGTTCGTGCTCGTCGGGGCCCAGCTGTTCCACTCCGTGCTCGACTCGATCCTCATGTTCGCGGGACTGCTCACCGGGCGGGCGCCCTACGGCTGGGCCGACTGGGCCGGCGCACTGGGCTGGTCGGCGACCGGCAACGTGGTGGGCGGGCTGGTCCTGGTCACCGGTGTCCGGCTGCTGCGGGTGCAGCACCGCGTGGTCGAGGAGCGCCGGCAGGGCTGA
- a CDS encoding ribokinase, giving the protein MTGRVVVVVGSLNVDLTVRVPRFPAPGETLAGSDLVTASGGKSANQAVAASVLGAEVVLVGAVGDDDHGSFLLDRVGGAGVDVAGVVADGEHATGTAMIVVDAGGENTIIISAGANGALAPGCVPRAGLRSADVLCLCLEVPVAVVLAAARAAHAVGAQVLLNLSPTVDVPDELLRLSDVLLVNAGEAAQLVGPGSWTQTRDRLAGRGVHAAVVTLGGAGSVVLEGAVTEVAAEPVEVVDTTGCGDAFTGAVACRLVAGDLLVDAARFASRASALAATAAGAQSSYPALRALRR; this is encoded by the coding sequence GTGACGGGCCGCGTCGTCGTGGTGGTGGGCTCGCTGAACGTCGATCTCACGGTGCGGGTGCCCCGCTTCCCCGCGCCGGGCGAGACCCTGGCCGGCTCCGACCTGGTGACCGCCTCGGGCGGCAAGAGCGCCAACCAGGCCGTCGCGGCGTCCGTCCTCGGGGCCGAGGTGGTGCTGGTCGGCGCGGTGGGCGACGACGACCACGGGTCGTTCCTGCTCGATCGGGTCGGCGGCGCCGGCGTCGACGTCGCCGGGGTGGTGGCCGACGGCGAGCACGCCACCGGGACGGCGATGATCGTGGTCGACGCCGGTGGGGAGAACACCATCATCATCTCCGCCGGGGCCAACGGTGCGCTCGCCCCGGGGTGCGTCCCGCGGGCGGGCCTGCGGTCGGCAGACGTGCTGTGCCTGTGCTTGGAGGTGCCCGTCGCCGTCGTGCTGGCCGCGGCCCGGGCTGCGCACGCGGTGGGCGCGCAGGTGCTGCTGAACCTCTCGCCGACCGTCGACGTGCCCGACGAGCTCCTGCGGCTGAGCGACGTCCTGCTGGTCAACGCAGGCGAGGCGGCGCAGCTGGTGGGCCCGGGCAGCTGGACGCAGACGCGGGACCGGCTGGCCGGACGTGGGGTGCACGCGGCCGTGGTGACCCTGGGCGGGGCCGGCTCGGTGGTGCTGGAGGGTGCGGTGACGGAGGTGGCGGCCGAGCCCGTCGAGGTGGTGGACACCACGGGCTGCGGAGACGCGTTCACCGGTGCGGTGGCCTGCCGGCTGGTGGCCGGGGACCTCCTCGTCGACGCCGCACGCTTCGCCTCCCGCGCGAGCGCGCTCGCCGCGACCGCCGCGGGGGCCCAGTCGTCCTACCCGGCGCTGCGCGCGCTGCGCCGGTAG
- the tatA gene encoding Sec-independent protein translocase subunit TatA, whose protein sequence is MIGELSPMHWMVVIGVFMVLFGAKRLPEAARGLGRSMRILKAELGADDATPTSTETVAGAPVPLTYTAPTVVGPSAVTPAPPVATAAAD, encoded by the coding sequence GTGATCGGTGAGCTGAGCCCCATGCACTGGATGGTCGTGATCGGCGTCTTCATGGTGCTGTTCGGGGCCAAGCGACTACCGGAGGCCGCCCGAGGGCTCGGACGCTCGATGCGGATCCTCAAGGCCGAGCTCGGCGCGGACGACGCCACGCCGACGAGCACCGAGACGGTGGCCGGTGCTCCCGTCCCGCTGACCTACACCGCCCCGACCGTCGTGGGCCCGTCCGCGGTCACCCCCGCGCCGCCGGTCGCCACCGCCGCCGCCGACTGA
- a CDS encoding CYTH and CHAD domain-containing protein, with amino-acid sequence MATTRSSTSRHLEVERTYEVPTGAVVPPLLDVQGVASVAAPVVHHLDAVYHDTAGLRLAARRITLRRRTGGDDAGWTVKLPSTGDARTELQQPLGRNTRTVPPAVLELVRVHVRDEPLGPVARVRNHRTVHRLLDADGRVLAEVCDDDVTAEALGESGGMARWREWEVELVGGDTELLDAVAEVLATAGATLSTSPSKLVRALGFRIPNPQPAARPVHRRSSAGDAVTAALRAQVHALWSWEPAVRADDTDAVHQARVTVRTLRSLLVTYRPVLERSTTDPVRDELRWFGGVLGAARDAEVARATCAALLDDEPSGLVLGPVPARIADTLDAAHARAHAAVVDALDGARWFRLLDALDALLADAGPARASTGRAGQVLPQCVHHDWVRLRRSVSALDGAASPAERAALLHEVRKAAKRLRHGAESAAVVVGRPARRTARRARDVQRVLGTAQDAILARQVLRDTAAAADAAGEPTFTYGRLDARVEAGASHVEEDFAVAWAALDRAKVRGWLRA; translated from the coding sequence ATGGCGACCACGCGCAGCTCCACGTCCCGGCACCTCGAGGTCGAGCGCACCTACGAGGTGCCCACCGGCGCGGTGGTCCCGCCGCTGCTCGACGTCCAGGGCGTCGCGTCGGTGGCCGCACCCGTGGTGCACCACCTCGATGCGGTCTACCACGACACCGCGGGCCTGCGCCTGGCCGCGCGGCGGATCACCCTGCGCCGCAGGACCGGGGGCGACGACGCCGGCTGGACCGTCAAGCTGCCCTCCACCGGCGACGCCCGCACGGAGCTCCAGCAGCCGCTGGGCCGGAACACCCGGACGGTGCCTCCTGCGGTGCTCGAGCTCGTCCGGGTGCACGTGCGCGACGAGCCCCTCGGCCCGGTCGCCAGGGTCCGCAACCACCGCACCGTGCACCGGCTGCTCGACGCCGACGGTCGCGTGCTCGCCGAGGTGTGCGACGACGACGTGACGGCCGAGGCCCTGGGGGAGAGCGGCGGGATGGCGCGCTGGCGCGAGTGGGAGGTGGAGCTGGTCGGGGGCGACACCGAGCTGCTCGACGCCGTGGCGGAGGTCCTCGCCACCGCAGGCGCCACGCTCTCGACCAGCCCCTCGAAGCTGGTGCGGGCCCTGGGGTTCCGCATCCCGAACCCGCAGCCCGCAGCTCGGCCGGTGCACCGCCGATCCTCCGCGGGGGACGCCGTGACGGCCGCGCTCCGTGCCCAGGTGCACGCGCTGTGGTCGTGGGAGCCGGCAGTCCGGGCCGACGACACCGACGCCGTCCACCAGGCGCGGGTCACCGTCCGGACCCTGCGCTCGCTGCTGGTCACCTACCGTCCCGTGCTCGAGCGCTCGACCACCGATCCGGTGCGCGATGAGCTGCGGTGGTTCGGCGGGGTGCTCGGAGCGGCGCGCGACGCCGAGGTGGCCCGAGCGACCTGCGCAGCGCTGCTCGACGACGAGCCGAGCGGTCTGGTGCTGGGTCCCGTCCCCGCGCGGATCGCCGACACCCTGGACGCGGCCCACGCCCGGGCCCACGCCGCGGTGGTGGACGCGCTGGACGGCGCGCGGTGGTTCCGCCTGCTGGACGCCCTGGACGCGCTGCTGGCCGACGCTGGCCCGGCCCGGGCCTCGACGGGCCGGGCCGGGCAGGTGCTGCCGCAGTGCGTGCACCACGACTGGGTCCGCCTGCGGCGCAGCGTCTCCGCGCTGGACGGGGCCGCCAGCCCGGCGGAGCGGGCCGCGCTGCTGCACGAGGTGCGCAAGGCAGCCAAGCGGCTGCGCCACGGGGCGGAGTCGGCGGCCGTGGTCGTCGGGCGGCCGGCCCGGCGCACGGCCCGCCGCGCCCGGGACGTGCAGCGGGTGCTCGGCACCGCCCAGGACGCGATCCTGGCCCGCCAGGTGCTGCGCGACACCGCGGCCGCGGCCGACGCAGCGGGAGAGCCGACGTTCACCTACGGGCGCCTGGACGCCCGGGTCGAGGCCGGCGCCTCCCACGTCGAGGAGGACTTCGCCGTGGCCTGGGCCGCGCTGGACCGGGCGAAGGTCCGTGGCTGGCTGCGGGCCTGA
- a CDS encoding MBL fold metallo-hydrolase, with the protein MKPLARAATLLAAAAPLAWIVRAAWGVPTSMGASRRTIRPYVAASPRFRDGDFHNTVPSSMVTAGQSGSLLREALTHRSHGRPTHPVPLTAPQPAGAAAELAVTWFGHASALLEVDGARVLVDPVWGERVSPSRVVGPKRLHPVPGPLEGLPPVDAVLISHDHYDHLDLPTVRTLLRTQTAPFVVPLGIGAHLRRWGVPESRIVELDWDGVHTVAGLTLTCTEARHFSGRGIGNNPTLWSSWVVAGPRHRVFFGGDTGYTPAFERIGLRHGPFDLSLLPVGAYGAQWPDVHMDPEEAVRAQQDLNAQDLGGGLLLPIHWATFNLAFHAWAEPVQRLLAAAGTAGVRVVVPQPGQRVDAAALPEPTDWWSAAI; encoded by the coding sequence GTGAAGCCTCTCGCCCGCGCCGCCACCCTGCTGGCCGCCGCAGCACCGCTCGCCTGGATCGTCCGCGCCGCCTGGGGGGTGCCGACGTCGATGGGGGCCTCGCGGCGCACCATCCGCCCCTACGTGGCCGCCTCGCCCCGCTTCCGTGACGGCGACTTCCACAACACCGTGCCGTCGAGCATGGTCACCGCCGGCCAGAGCGGCAGCCTGCTGCGGGAGGCGCTCACCCACCGGAGCCACGGCCGCCCCACCCACCCCGTCCCGCTCACCGCCCCGCAGCCGGCCGGGGCAGCGGCCGAGCTGGCGGTCACCTGGTTCGGCCACGCCAGCGCCCTGCTCGAGGTGGACGGTGCGCGGGTGCTCGTGGACCCGGTGTGGGGCGAGCGGGTCTCGCCCTCCCGCGTGGTCGGCCCCAAGCGGCTGCACCCGGTGCCCGGCCCGCTGGAGGGGCTGCCGCCGGTGGACGCCGTGCTCATCAGCCACGACCACTACGACCACCTCGACCTGCCCACGGTCCGCACGCTGCTGCGCACGCAGACCGCACCGTTCGTGGTGCCGCTGGGCATCGGAGCCCACCTGCGGCGCTGGGGCGTGCCCGAGAGCCGGATCGTCGAGCTGGACTGGGACGGCGTGCACACGGTGGCCGGGCTGACGCTGACGTGCACCGAGGCGCGGCACTTCTCCGGGCGCGGGATCGGCAACAACCCCACCCTGTGGTCGTCCTGGGTGGTCGCCGGTCCGCGGCACCGGGTGTTCTTCGGGGGAGACACCGGGTACACGCCGGCCTTCGAGCGCATCGGGCTCCGGCACGGCCCGTTCGACCTGAGCCTGCTGCCCGTGGGGGCCTACGGCGCGCAGTGGCCCGACGTCCACATGGATCCGGAGGAGGCCGTCCGCGCGCAGCAGGACCTCAACGCGCAGGACCTCGGCGGGGGGCTGCTCCTGCCCATCCACTGGGCGACGTTCAACCTGGCCTTCCACGCGTGGGCCGAGCCCGTGCAGCGACTGCTGGCCGCCGCCGGCACCGCCGGGGTGCGGGTCGTGGTGCCGCAGCCGGGTCAGCGGGTGGACGCGGCGGCGCTGCCCGAGCCCACGGACTGGTGGAGCGCGGCGATCTGA
- a CDS encoding acyl-CoA synthetase has product MLLTALHADADQPDAVRVGPRSIARHELLGAASAVAEQVAGAQAVAVHADASLETVVAVVGCLLAGVPVVPVPADSGPGERAHCLADSGAQQWWGPRPEDVTLDARAVDLAARGATPDEPDPAATALILYTSGTTGPPKGVLLSRSAVAHGLDALADAWAWTPEDVLVHGLPLFHVHGLVLGVLGALRVGSPLVHTVRPTPQAYAAAGGSLYFGVPTVWSRVARDPAAARALHGARLLVSGSAALPAPVFAVLAQLTGHAPVERYGMSETLITVSTRADGERRAGLVGTPVAGVRTRLVTEDGGPVAHDGESIGELQVVGPTLFDGYLHRPEATAAAWSADGWFRTGDVATIDREGAHRIVGRASTDLIKTGGYRVGAGEVEAALLTHPDVTEAAVIGVADDDLGQRIVAYVVGNGLDPQALAQLVAGTLSVHKRPREVRVVDSLPRNAMGKVQKARLG; this is encoded by the coding sequence ATGCTGCTCACCGCGCTGCACGCCGACGCCGACCAGCCCGACGCCGTGCGGGTGGGCCCCCGGTCCATCGCCCGCCACGAGCTCCTGGGCGCGGCGTCGGCGGTCGCCGAGCAGGTGGCGGGTGCGCAGGCGGTGGCCGTGCACGCCGACGCGAGCCTGGAGACCGTGGTGGCCGTGGTCGGCTGCCTGCTCGCCGGGGTCCCCGTGGTGCCGGTGCCCGCCGACTCCGGTCCGGGCGAGCGGGCCCACTGCCTGGCCGACTCCGGCGCGCAGCAGTGGTGGGGCCCGCGGCCGGAGGACGTGACGCTCGACGCCCGCGCCGTGGACCTCGCCGCCCGGGGTGCCACCCCGGACGAGCCGGACCCGGCGGCCACCGCGCTGATCCTCTACACGTCCGGGACCACGGGCCCGCCCAAGGGCGTGCTGCTGTCCCGCTCGGCGGTGGCGCACGGGCTCGACGCGCTGGCCGACGCCTGGGCCTGGACCCCGGAGGACGTCCTCGTGCACGGGTTGCCGCTGTTCCACGTGCACGGGCTGGTCCTCGGGGTGCTGGGGGCGCTGCGCGTCGGCTCACCCCTGGTGCACACCGTCCGGCCCACCCCCCAGGCCTACGCCGCCGCCGGGGGCTCGCTCTACTTCGGGGTGCCGACCGTGTGGAGCCGGGTGGCCCGCGACCCCGCGGCGGCCCGGGCGCTGCACGGTGCGCGGCTGCTCGTCTCCGGCTCCGCCGCGCTGCCCGCGCCCGTGTTCGCCGTGCTCGCGCAGCTCACCGGCCACGCGCCCGTCGAGCGGTACGGCATGAGCGAGACGCTGATCACCGTGAGCACCCGGGCCGACGGCGAGCGCCGCGCGGGGTTGGTCGGCACGCCCGTCGCCGGGGTGCGCACCCGGCTGGTGACCGAGGACGGTGGTCCCGTGGCGCACGACGGGGAGAGCATCGGCGAGCTCCAGGTGGTCGGGCCCACGCTGTTCGACGGCTACCTGCACCGCCCGGAGGCCACCGCCGCCGCCTGGAGCGCCGACGGGTGGTTCCGCACCGGCGACGTCGCGACGATCGACCGGGAGGGCGCGCACCGCATCGTCGGTCGTGCCTCGACCGACCTCATCAAGACCGGCGGGTACCGGGTGGGGGCCGGTGAGGTGGAGGCCGCGCTGCTCACGCACCCCGACGTCACCGAGGCGGCCGTGATCGGGGTGGCCGACGACGACCTCGGCCAGCGCATCGTGGCCTACGTCGTCGGCAACGGTCTGGACCCACAGGCCCTGGCGCAGCTCGTGGCCGGGACGCTCTCGGTGCACAAGCGGCCGAGGGAGGTGCGGGTGGTGGACAGCCTGCCGCGCAACGCCATGGGCAAGGTGCAGAAGGCGCGGCTGGGGTGA